GCCATCTTCATCATAAATCACCAGTTGATTTAAGCCATTATTAAGCCAGCACTCCGGGATATATAAACTTGATACCGGGATCTTTTCGGGATATCGGCCAATGTTATGCCCGTTGACCCAAACTGTACCATGCCCCAGGCCTTTAGGATCAAAACGCCAGATGAGCGTTTTGCCTTTTACCTGCGGTGTGCTGAATGACGAACGATAGAAATGCGGGCCGCCGGTTGTATCTTTACCAACGATCATTTTTTGCCAGCCATTTTTATCCGCCGGGTTTCCGGGGCCGCCCTTCATTTGCCAGTTGGTTATTACCTGTGCATCGCCAATGGCGTTTATTTTTACAGGCTGATCGATACCGCCTTCGTTCGAGTAGTTTTCAATAAATACGCTTAATGCTATCGGTGCTTTTAATGTAGCAGCATCGGTCAACTCCACCTGGAAAGGTTGGTTCCAGCCATTGTGGTGAAACACTTTTTTACCGTTGATAAATACTGTTGCATTTTCATCAACGCTTTTAAATAAAAGAGCAAGCTTACTGGTACCTGCAGGCTGTTGCGGGATAATGGTATGGAACCATGCATATCCCTCTTTGGTGTTAAATACGTCGGTGCCTATTTTGTATTTTTTGAACCTGGTGGTATCAAATGCCGGCGGCCCCTGGCTAACGTCTCCTTTTTGCGCAGGCGTGTAATACCAGTTACCTAATTCACTGATAAACGGTCCCCCTTTTTTAATAAGTGCTTTGCCGAAAACTCCTTTGCTGTCAACCTCATCAACAGGCCCAATATAAGCGGCAAGTTTATCACGGCCATCATGTGCAGCGAATATGGCTAAAGTGTGTTTTCCTTTTTTCAGATCTAAAGTAAGTTCAGCGTTGTTTAATTTCCATTTTGCAGCTGGCTTACCATCAATAAAAGCCTGCCCCCTACCGCCGCCGTTTACCTGTAAAGTGTATTTACCCGTTTCAGGGATATTGACCAATGTACGGTACCAGGCATCCGGGCTGATATCACCATCAGCACCCATCGGCAACGGGTTAACAGATGGTAGCCAATTAACCGTTTTATAATTTGCCGCGGCAAAACCGGTTGCATCCTTAATCATCCAATTATTTAACGCTATTGATGATGGTTGATTAAAGGTATTTTGTTCTGACGTTGTTAATTGTGTCGATTTTTTATCGGAATAGAGCCAAACCGCGGTGTTTGTTGTTGATAACAGCGGGCTTTCAATTTGAGCCGATAATTGGTTGTTTTTTATTGTTGTACCGGCAATATAGCCCGCCCCGCTTAAAACATAATTCAGGCCATTAACTTCGGTAATGAAAGTTTTATCAGTCCACTGCCTGTTCATAACCAATACGCGGATAGTTTGGTTACCGGCTTTGAAGAGATATTCTAAAGGCTTTTGGATGGCAGTCATCACTTCAGTAATATTTACCGATGAACCACTAATTTTCACTGCCGGGTTTGCAGTTGAAGGTGTGCTCTTAGTTTTAAAGCCCAGATCAATCGCCTGTCCCTTTTCAACATCAACAATAACCGTTGTAGTATTGGCTTGCTTTACAACGGCAAATACCCTCGTCAAGGCCCGATCAATCGTAACTTCATCATTAAGTTTAAAGTTATGGATGAGGGGATAAATCTCGCCGGGCAACACAGTTAATGGCTTTTTACCGCCAGCGGTGTTTAATAATGTTGATATTGCTTTTTTACCGGGATTGTCAATAAAAACGATATCGCCCGCCGGACTTTTACGCGCAGTTACTTTTAATGCAGTATCCGTAATCAATTTACTGTAAGATGAATCAGCAACGCTGTTTTCTAAAACATCCTGAAAGCTACGGCTAAACAGGGCTGCACGTTTAAAGGTGTAGTATATCGGCCTTAAATCACCTGCCTGACCAATGGCGGCGCCGTAATCGTATGATGCTGCGTCTTCATCATTATTGGTGTAACCAAAATTCGATCCACCATGCACCATGTAGTAGTTATAACCGTTTCCTCCGTGAGCAATGATCTTCCAGGTGCGGCGGTTGTACAAGTCATCATCGCCCGGTTTCGCGCTGTATTGCGAGTACCATACGCTCCAAAACTCGGTAGAGAACCATGGATTAGGGCGTTTTGCATCGTCAAGCTTTCCATCCCCGGCGGGGTCGCTGGCGTGGTGCAGGCCGCTGAAAAAGTAAGGGACCTGGATGCCTGCATCAAGCGCCCTGGTTTGCAAATGTTTAAAGTAGCTATCGGGCATCGCGGTTCCCCAGCCGTTGGGATGCTCATTTTCCAGCTGTACCAATATTACCGAACCACCTTTATTTATTTGATTATTGGTTACGATAGGCAGCAGATGATCAAAAAAGCGATCAACATATTTTTCAAACTGCGGGTTAGGTTCCCTTACTTTTAGCCCGGGTTTAAATTTGAGCCAGATGGGGTAACCGCCAAAATCCCACTCGGCACAGTAATATGGACCTACACGAACTATAGAATACATGCCCAAATCTTTCACCATTTTCAGGAAAGCATTCAGGTCACGATCGCCGGTAAAATCAAATTTGCCTTCCGTTGGTTCGTGAAAATTCCAGATGGTGTAAATCTCGATACAGTTGAAACCGGCACGTTTTATCTTTAATAACCTATCGTACCAAAGCTGTCGCGGGATACGAGCGTACTCTAATCCTGCCGAAACGATGAACGTGCGTTTGCCGTTGACGAGGAATCCTTTGCTATCGAAATCGATATAAGGTTTTGCTGCCGCAGATGCGGGGAAGATATGATCGTTGGAGCCTTGGCCGTACGATACGGTGCAAATCGATAAAAACAGGCCTGTTAAAAACAGGTGGAAGATTTTCTTCATACTAATGAAATTTCAATTCCCTCCCTCGGGAGGGGTGCGGTGAACTGCGCGGTGGCAGGGAGGGGTTTGTACACCCTGCTTATTTGAAAGCATGGTGAAGAAACCCCTCCCTACACCCTCCCAAGGGAGGGAATCGCACTTCCCACCGCTTTTTTTAATAACTATGTATTAATAAGCCTGCTTAACAACATCATTATACTTCACAAACAAAGCCTTGGCCTGCTCAACTGGATTACCCTTCACTGCATCGCTATAAGCATTATCGTGGCGGTTAACCCAGCTCCACTCCCAATCTTTCACCTGTTTGTCAAACGCCTTTTCATCGAAAGCCACACCAGTTGATAGTGATTTATTCAACTGGGTAAAGTATAGCTCCCAACGTGGTTCGTAATAACCTTTTATTAAACCTGCCCATTGACGGTTTGAGTATTCGCGGAGGCCGCTTTCTTTATCGCCCCAAAGAGTTACCAGGTCGCGGGCATTAAATTCGTACAGGTTTTTTTCTTTATCGGTGATGCCGTTGGCGCGGGCTTCGTTTATCCATTTGCCCAGAAGGAAATCTTTGCGGGTGGCCAATAGCGCGTCCATATCGTCCATCAGCTGTAAAAAGGCGGTGCTGTATTTTTTAAAATCTTCTTTGTTGCCGCTTTTGTAGGCAGCAGCCATTTTTTGTTGCAGCGGGCTTGCATAATTGGCCAATACCTGCCGGGTTACATCTACCAGATCGTACTGAAAACCGTCGCTTTGTTTCAGGCTATCTGCCGACGCAATGAGTAATTCCCAGGCTTTGTTTAGCTTTTTCGGATCATAGTCCAGGTGAGTTAAAACACGATCAATTTTAGGCAGCATGGTAGGCCTCGCTACAATGATCGATTCCGGACCGCCCTCGGTAAGTCCGCCTGCATAAACCGAATTTAGCAGAATGTGCCATGCCTCGCCGGCATTCGCATTCAATTGCCCGTACCTACGTTTCGCGTAATCCTGTATCCAGGCATCGGCATCAATCGGGGTATCGCGCCAAACGTTTTCAAACATCAGGGCAAAAAGAGCTGGGTTTTGTTCAATACCTTCGGGGGTGATACCTATTCCCTGCATATTTTTTGATTCCGGATCGTGCAGGGCTATCGCCGGATCGGCAGCCACATGGCGCATCCTGCCAAATAAACTGATATTACCGCCAAAGTTTTGCAACATGCTCCAGATCCATGGTTTGCCATAGTAAGCTTCGGTACGGTTCCAAACAGGGTGGGCATCGCTGTACAAATCCAGGACTATCATGTGCTCATCGGGCACGGCATTCAATAAAGCTTTGATTTGTGGTTGCCCCCAAAATTTACCGTTATAATGGAACATCCAGCCCTGCATTACCCAAACCGCTTTCGGATCGGCAGCGGCCATCGAGTTAAACACCTTTTTACTCATGCCATCCAGGTAGGTTGAATCGTTGGTTGGCGGCACATTTTCATTAAAAGTATCGGCCGAATACAGGTGATCGGTTCCAAACTCTTTGGTTTGAGCTTCGATATATTTTTTGCCGATGGTTTCAAACAATTCATCATCCGGATCAAGGATAAATACATCCGGGAAACCGGCATCCCAGTTGGTGCGTTTTACTTTCGCTTTCGGAAACCTATCCTTAAACGATGGCGGCACGTGACCGGTAAATGATGACAGCACCGGCTTCATGCCAAATGAACGCTCACGCTCCAATATCTTTTTTTGCAATTCTTTATGCGAATCTTTCCAATGCTGCGGCAGCGGGCCGCCCCAGGCATCGATATTCCCCATCCAAAACCACGAAAAATAGGCCGGTCCGCTGAAAAAGGCGTCGAGTTCTTTATCTGTAAAGCC
The sequence above is a segment of the Mucilaginibacter celer genome. Coding sequences within it:
- a CDS encoding beta-galactosidase — translated: MKKIFHLFLTGLFLSICTVSYGQGSNDHIFPASAAAKPYIDFDSKGFLVNGKRTFIVSAGLEYARIPRQLWYDRLLKIKRAGFNCIEIYTIWNFHEPTEGKFDFTGDRDLNAFLKMVKDLGMYSIVRVGPYYCAEWDFGGYPIWLKFKPGLKVREPNPQFEKYVDRFFDHLLPIVTNNQINKGGSVILVQLENEHPNGWGTAMPDSYFKHLQTRALDAGIQVPYFFSGLHHASDPAGDGKLDDAKRPNPWFSTEFWSVWYSQYSAKPGDDDLYNRRTWKIIAHGGNGYNYYMVHGGSNFGYTNNDEDAASYDYGAAIGQAGDLRPIYYTFKRAALFSRSFQDVLENSVADSSYSKLITDTALKVTARKSPAGDIVFIDNPGKKAISTLLNTAGGKKPLTVLPGEIYPLIHNFKLNDEVTIDRALTRVFAVVKQANTTTVIVDVEKGQAIDLGFKTKSTPSTANPAVKISGSSVNITEVMTAIQKPLEYLFKAGNQTIRVLVMNRQWTDKTFITEVNGLNYVLSGAGYIAGTTIKNNQLSAQIESPLLSTTNTAVWLYSDKKSTQLTTSEQNTFNQPSSIALNNWMIKDATGFAAANYKTVNWLPSVNPLPMGADGDISPDAWYRTLVNIPETGKYTLQVNGGGRGQAFIDGKPAAKWKLNNAELTLDLKKGKHTLAIFAAHDGRDKLAAYIGPVDEVDSKGVFGKALIKKGGPFISELGNWYYTPAQKGDVSQGPPAFDTTRFKKYKIGTDVFNTKEGYAWFHTIIPQQPAGTSKLALLFKSVDENATVFINGKKVFHHNGWNQPFQVELTDAATLKAPIALSVFIENYSNEGGIDQPVKINAIGDAQVITNWQMKGGPGNPADKNGWQKMIVGKDTTGGPHFYRSSFSTPQVKGKTLIWRFDPKGLGHGTVWVNGHNIGRYPEKIPVSSLYIPECWLNNGLNQLVIYDEDGRQPNQSTIVAEQVAGRTITLQKADLN
- a CDS encoding alpha-N-acetylglucosaminidase translates to MKKGILTAIVIALGFSAQAQVDQKASHDFIERVIPGRSVSFLVEAIPQENGKDVFELSSHDGKIVLKGNNGLSIASALNYYLKNYCNADIGWNGTNLNLPATLPMVKGFIHKNTPYQYRYYLNYCTFNYTMAWWDWERWQKEIDWMALNGINMPLAITGEEAVWQDVYKSMGFTDKELDAFFSGPAYFSWFWMGNIDAWGGPLPQHWKDSHKELQKKILERERSFGMKPVLSSFTGHVPPSFKDRFPKAKVKRTNWDAGFPDVFILDPDDELFETIGKKYIEAQTKEFGTDHLYSADTFNENVPPTNDSTYLDGMSKKVFNSMAAADPKAVWVMQGWMFHYNGKFWGQPQIKALLNAVPDEHMIVLDLYSDAHPVWNRTEAYYGKPWIWSMLQNFGGNISLFGRMRHVAADPAIALHDPESKNMQGIGITPEGIEQNPALFALMFENVWRDTPIDADAWIQDYAKRRYGQLNANAGEAWHILLNSVYAGGLTEGGPESIIVARPTMLPKIDRVLTHLDYDPKKLNKAWELLIASADSLKQSDGFQYDLVDVTRQVLANYASPLQQKMAAAYKSGNKEDFKKYSTAFLQLMDDMDALLATRKDFLLGKWINEARANGITDKEKNLYEFNARDLVTLWGDKESGLREYSNRQWAGLIKGYYEPRWELYFTQLNKSLSTGVAFDEKAFDKQVKDWEWSWVNRHDNAYSDAVKGNPVEQAKALFVKYNDVVKQAY